The following coding sequences lie in one Rhodohalobacter barkolensis genomic window:
- a CDS encoding APC family permease: MTELRRDIRTPGAILMGLGSIVGTGIFVSIAIATQISGNGVVIAIIIAAALATFNGLSSAQLAAAHPVSGGTYEYGNRFLGSYFGFTAGWMFLIAKSASAATAVLGCASYLFYLFEIEVSNSTLVISGIVILFIMTLLVSGGISRSNAANKVIVTITLLGLAALVIAGFFVKGVPTDPIFNMFDGSDISSVLYASALMFVAYTGYGRIATLGEEVAEPRKTIPKSIILAMVVIVILYLTVTLTSLNIMGAEAFGNTVEGEAAPLMKVAQTLSLPYIGPVISFAAITAMLGVLLNLLLGLSRVMLSMGRRKDIPGILAHINPKSQSPVPAVLATGVVIGLLILSGDVVFTWSFSAFTVLIYYSITNLSALMMPDDLRLYPKWIPVMGLFGCLFLAFWIDIMIILLGIGMILIGLIWHRIAKSVVG, from the coding sequence GTGACGGAACTAAGACGCGACATCCGGACACCCGGAGCCATTTTGATGGGACTCGGATCCATTGTGGGAACCGGGATCTTTGTAAGTATTGCCATCGCTACACAAATCTCCGGTAACGGTGTAGTCATCGCCATTATCATTGCAGCGGCTCTTGCAACTTTTAACGGTTTAAGCAGCGCTCAGCTTGCTGCTGCTCATCCCGTAAGCGGTGGCACTTATGAGTACGGAAATCGATTTCTGGGAAGCTACTTTGGATTTACAGCCGGGTGGATGTTTCTGATTGCCAAATCTGCATCTGCCGCAACCGCCGTTTTAGGATGCGCCAGCTACCTCTTCTATCTGTTCGAAATTGAAGTTTCCAATTCTACTTTGGTAATATCCGGGATTGTCATTCTTTTCATTATGACCCTTTTGGTTTCGGGTGGTATTAGCCGAAGCAACGCTGCTAATAAAGTCATTGTCACGATCACACTTTTGGGCCTCGCTGCACTTGTGATTGCAGGTTTTTTTGTAAAGGGAGTCCCAACCGATCCCATTTTCAATATGTTTGATGGCAGTGACATATCATCCGTGCTTTATGCTTCAGCACTGATGTTTGTAGCCTACACTGGGTACGGACGAATTGCCACACTGGGTGAAGAAGTTGCCGAACCTCGAAAAACCATTCCAAAATCGATCATTCTGGCGATGGTTGTCATTGTCATATTGTATCTCACAGTGACCCTTACGAGCTTGAATATTATGGGAGCAGAAGCATTTGGAAACACCGTTGAAGGAGAAGCTGCTCCCCTCATGAAAGTTGCTCAGACTCTTTCACTACCCTACATCGGACCGGTTATCAGTTTTGCAGCAATCACGGCGATGCTGGGTGTGCTTTTAAATTTACTGCTCGGGCTGTCGAGGGTAATGTTAAGCATGGGGCGACGAAAAGATATTCCGGGTATTTTAGCCCATATCAATCCAAAATCCCAAAGCCCTGTACCGGCTGTTTTGGCAACCGGTGTAGTCATCGGCCTGCTCATTCTCAGCGGTGATGTGGTATTTACATGGTCATTCAGTGCTTTTACCGTTTTAATTTACTACTCAATCACCAATCTTTCAGCTCTTATGATGCCGGACGATCTTCGGCTCTATCCCAAATGGATTCCGGTCATGGGCCTGTTTGGATGCCTTTTTCTCGCCTTTTGGATTGATATCATGATCATTCTCCTGGGAATCGGAATGATCCTGATCGGTTTGATCTGGCATAGAATTGCAAAATCTGTTGTGGGGTGA